Genomic segment of Candidatus Paceibacterota bacterium:
TACCCATAGCATCTACAGAGTCTCTAGAGAGGCCACGGAAGTCCTTTGTACGAGGAAGAGCGATGTGAATGAGACGATCTAGGAATTCATTCATACGTGGACCACGGAGAGTGATCTGGTAACCAATAGGGTCACCTAGACGAGTCTTGAATGTAGCAATAGCTTTCTTGGTTGTACGAACAGCAGGCTTCTGACCAGTGATTCTCGCTAGCCTATCTGCAATAAGTTCAATCTTCTTTTTATCTTTAACTGAACCGAAACCACAAGAAATAACCACCTTGGTTAGACGTGGAGCTTGCATTGGATTTACAAGGTTAAGAGGAGCTTTGAGAGCCTTGAAAGAATCTTTTGTTAAATCGTAAACTGTTTTGTATGACATAGTGGTTTTCAGATTGGATTATTCCCAATCATTACTTTATTAAATGACTACTTTTTTGTTGACTTGGCTGGCTTTGCTGTCTTTACAGGCTTTGCCTCATCAGCATTCTTGGCTTTGGAAGCATTGAACGGCATAGAAATTGTAACCGTTTGACCCTTCTGACCTTCCTTGCGAGCACGCTCATGTTTCCTGACGGTATTTATACCTTCAACAAGAATCTTGTTTGTACTAGGAAAAGCTTTGACGACTTTACCTGTCTTTCCTTTGTCGTCACCCGACAATATTATTACGTTGTCTCCTTTTTTGATATGCATGGTATTAATTTAAAAATTTATGGTGAGCTTGTCGAACCATTAAACAATTTCAGCTGATCTAGAAACAATCGTTTTGAATCCAGCTTCACCAACTTCTCTTGGGATAGGTCCGAAGATACGTCCTGCGAGAGGTTCCTTCTTCTCCCTTTCAATGATAACTACTGCATTTTCATCAAAACGGATATAAGAACCATCTTTGCGACGTAGAGGTTTGGTCTGACGAACAACTACTGCACGGAGAACATCTTTCTTCTTGATAGCTTTGCGAGGTTCGGCTTTTTGTACAGAAAGGATAACCATCTCACCGATCTCGGCATAACGCTTCTTTGAAGCTCCGAGTACTTTGAAGATACGTCCGATCTTGGCTCCGGAGTTATCAGCAATATTTACAATTGAACGTGGTTGAATCATGGTATTGGATCAGGATATATTATTTGATGACTTTGAAAGACTTTCTCTTTGACATTGGTCGGCAAGCCTCAATGGTAGCCTTATCACCAATCTTCTTTGTATTACCAGCGTCATGTGCCATGAGCTTTGTAAGCTTGTTCTGGTATTTGTCATACTTTGCATGCTTTACGAAGCGCTTGATAGCAACCACGCAAGTATCTTTCATTTTGTCAGAAACAACTACACCGACAAATGTCTGTGGGGTTGTCTTGATTTTGGTTGTTGTGGTTGTTGTCATGTGAGTGCTGATATTACTTGAATTATGATCAAATGTCTAGACTAAGCTGACTTTCTACTAGCAGTGAGAATCGTCTCAATACGAGCAATGTCTTTCTTGATAGTCTTGGCTTCTTTGACATTCTTAGACTTGGCTCCAGCTGTTCCAAAACGAAATACTCTTAGAGCTTCATGCTTTTCGGCACGAAGTTTCATAAGGTCTGGAATAGTCTTGGTTTTAATATCTTTGATCTTCATATTTTTGTTATATTCTAGCTACGATCTTGGTCTTTACAGGAAGTTTTGTTCCAGCCTTGCGGAGTGCTTCAGAAGCAATCTTTTGATCTACACCATCAATCTCAAACATGATACGTCCTGGTTTGACTTCAGCGATGAAACCTACCGGATCTCCCTTTCCTTTTCCCATCTTTACTTCAGCTGGCTTCTGAGTATATGGATGATCTGGAAAAACACGAATCCAAACCTTGCCTGACTTTGTAGCGTAGCGTGCCATAACTTTACGAGCAGCTTCTAGCTGGTTGGAAGTAATACGAGCATAATTCATTGCCTTGAGGCCAAATGAACCAAATGAAACTTCAACTCCACGAGTATCGGCATGTGTCGCCTCTTTGGCTGGATGGGTTCTCATAGTGAACCACTTGCGATGTTTTACTTTTTTAGGAAATAACATGGTAGTAAATTAATGAATTATTCCTTCTTGCCATCTTTACCCTTTTCTCTGAATATCTCGCCCTTGTATATCCAAACTTTGATTCCGATATCACCATATGTCATATGAGCTTTCTCTCTGGCAAAATCAATATCAGCTCGCAAAGTTTGAAGAGGAATACGGCCTCTCTTCATATCTTCACTTCTAGCGATCTCTGCACCACCCAAGCGACCTCCTAGGTGTACACGAACTCCTTGAACATCTTTGTTTGCAATAATCTTCTCAACAGTCTGCTTCATAACACGACGGAATGGTAAGCGCTTTTCTAAAGACTCTGCAACCATCATTGCTACAATACTAGCGTTTGATTCTGGACTGCGGATCTCTTCAACATCAAGTTTCAATTCTTGACCATCAATCTCAGCTTTATTGTTCTTCAAAAGCTTGAGGATCTTTGCACGAAGCTTCACAACACCATCCCCTGCTTTACCGATGAGCATACCTGGACGAGAAGTCTTCACAACAACACGCAAAACTTTGCGATTACGTTCTATATCTATACCACCGAGGAAATTTGCACGTAGAGCTTCTGTCAAAAATTCACGAATGAGAAGATCTGCTTTGAGAGCGGTGCGATAGCCTTTATGCATGAGGAACCAGCGACTTCTCCAGTCTCTAATGATTCCAAGGCGATGTGAATATGGATGAACGGTGTGTGACATAATAGTTTATTTTTTGATTGTTTTCTTTACTGAAAATACTTTCTTTACTTTTGCCTTTTTCTCTACTTCAACCTTTGGAGCAAGGGTGATACTAACATGACTGGTTCTCTTCTTTATAGGGTGAGCTGAACCACGAGATACTGGCATCTGACGCTTCATGACGAAGCCTTGATCTACACGAATCTCTTTTACAAACAAAGTATCAACCTCAATCTTGAAGTTGTTTTTTGCATTTGCAACAGCTGAAGCCAATAGGTCATTCAAAGGACCTTTTGCTTTCTTGTCGGCATACAATAAAATGTTACGAGCCTCAACAGCACTCTTGCCACGGATCATATTTGCAACAACGCGGACTTTGCGAGGAGAGATGCGGTAATTTTTGAGTGAGGCGGTAATCATAGTAGTATATTATTTCTTTGGTGCAGCTACGGCTGTAGCAGCTTCCTTGGCAGACTTGGCAGCAGTCATCTCAGCTTCCTTGGCCTTCATCTCAATCTCCTTTTGCATCTTACCTCCGTGACGAACGAACTTGCGTGTAGATGCGAATTCTCCTAGACGATGACCTACCATATCTTCTGTAACCAAAACATCAATGTGAATCCTGCCATTATGAACACCAAACGTAAAACCAACCATTTCTGGGGAAATCTGTGAGCGTCTTGCCCAAGTCTTTATTGTAGCTGTTACGGCAGGCTTTTTGCCGGCAATCTTTTTCAAAAGATTTTCATCAACGTATGGGCCTTTCTTTAGTGATCGTGACATGGAAAAATGAATTAAAATAGCTCGAAAGAGCTTGCCACGCATGTTAACAGAGCGGTCGTTTGAAGTCAAGAAAGAATGTTATACTTATTCATAATATAAATTCACCCCACAAAATGACATACCAAATTATTTTAGATAATAATCAGATATTAACAGGGTCAGTTTTACGAGCTGGTATAACAATCGTTATTTTTATAATCATCGTTACAGCGATAATTATTTACATATCCAAACGACTTACTGAAAATAGACGCTTAAAATATGAGTTTATTACCATTGTTGCTCACAAATTCCGTACACCACTCACCTATGTCAAATGGCTCTGCGACGCACTCATTCCAGAAGAGATGGATCCATTCAAAAAGAAAAGTTTAGAAGATGTAAAGACTTCCAATCAAAAACTCATTGATCTTACAGGAACTTTGATAGAAATCGCTGATTCAGAAAGTTCCGGTGGAGCAACTTACGCCTACGAAAATATCCCCCTCGGCGAATTCGTCAAAGGCGTGTCCAGCAATTTCAAAGATGCCTTCCATAATAAAAACATCTTTCTTGGTATTCATTGTGATGACAATGAAATAAAGGTCAAAGCTGACAAGACCAGATTAGAATTTATCATTCATACCCTCCTAGAAAACGCTTCTATCTATACCTCAACTGGGAAAAATGTAGAGGTTACAGTTTCTGGAACATCATCAAAAGCTATCATTTCTATTCAAGACAACGGTATAGGTATATCAAAACAGGATCTTCCTCATATATTCACCAAATTCTTCCGCGGTAAAAACGCCAAATCAACCGACACTGAAGGTTTCGGAGTTGGTCTTTATCTAGCTTCTTCCATAATCAAACACCTTGGTGGCAAGATGACCGCTGAATCTGATGGTGAAAATCTAGGCTCAAAATTTACTATTGTTTTACCGAGGGTGAAATAGCTTTGATCTCAGATTTATAAACAGCGATACCCCCTAGGGGGGAGGGGGTATTTTCTTTTTTATTTATTTACCACCATTATAAAGATTTTATCAACTATCTTTAGAGTAATTTTAACGACGAAATCAAACATTTTATTAAACGGCGCTAGTCATATTCTTTCCAGGCTCTCTTCTGGAGACAACGTAAACATTGGAATATTTCTTGGAACGGCGTGTCTTTTGACCCTTACCAGCTGGCTT
This window contains:
- the rplE gene encoding 50S ribosomal protein L5; this encodes MSYKTVYDLTKDSFKALKAPLNLVNPMQAPRLTKVVISCGFGSVKDKKKIELIADRLARITGQKPAVRTTKKAIATFKTRLGDPIGYQITLRGPRMNEFLDRLIHIALPRTKDFRGLSRDSVDAMGNYTLGIREHTIFAETADEDLKDVFGFAITMVTTSKDKKSTLAFLEHIGMPLKREEVKK
- the rplX gene encoding 50S ribosomal protein L24, with the translated sequence MHIKKGDNVIILSGDDKGKTGKVVKAFPSTNKILVEGINTVRKHERARKEGQKGQTVTISMPFNASKAKNADEAKPVKTAKPAKSTKK
- the rplN gene encoding 50S ribosomal protein L14 — translated: MIQPRSIVNIADNSGAKIGRIFKVLGASKKRYAEIGEMVILSVQKAEPRKAIKKKDVLRAVVVRQTKPLRRKDGSYIRFDENAVVIIEREKKEPLAGRIFGPIPREVGEAGFKTIVSRSAEIV
- the rpsQ gene encoding 30S ribosomal protein S17; the encoded protein is MTTTTTTKIKTTPQTFVGVVVSDKMKDTCVVAIKRFVKHAKYDKYQNKLTKLMAHDAGNTKKIGDKATIEACRPMSKRKSFKVIK
- the rpmC gene encoding 50S ribosomal protein L29 is translated as MKIKDIKTKTIPDLMKLRAEKHEALRVFRFGTAGAKSKNVKEAKTIKKDIARIETILTASRKSA
- the rplP gene encoding 50S ribosomal protein L16, with protein sequence MLFPKKVKHRKWFTMRTHPAKEATHADTRGVEVSFGSFGLKAMNYARITSNQLEAARKVMARYATKSGKVWIRVFPDHPYTQKPAEVKMGKGKGDPVGFIAEVKPGRIMFEIDGVDQKIASEALRKAGTKLPVKTKIVARI
- the rpsC gene encoding 30S ribosomal protein S3, translated to MSHTVHPYSHRLGIIRDWRSRWFLMHKGYRTALKADLLIREFLTEALRANFLGGIDIERNRKVLRVVVKTSRPGMLIGKAGDGVVKLRAKILKLLKNNKAEIDGQELKLDVEEIRSPESNASIVAMMVAESLEKRLPFRRVMKQTVEKIIANKDVQGVRVHLGGRLGGAEIARSEDMKRGRIPLQTLRADIDFAREKAHMTYGDIGIKVWIYKGEIFREKGKDGKKE
- the rplV gene encoding 50S ribosomal protein L22, which encodes MITASLKNYRISPRKVRVVANMIRGKSAVEARNILLYADKKAKGPLNDLLASAVANAKNNFKIEVDTLFVKEIRVDQGFVMKRQMPVSRGSAHPIKKRTSHVSITLAPKVEVEKKAKVKKVFSVKKTIKK
- the rpsS gene encoding 30S ribosomal protein S19, which translates into the protein MSRSLKKGPYVDENLLKKIAGKKPAVTATIKTWARRSQISPEMVGFTFGVHNGRIHIDVLVTEDMVGHRLGEFASTRKFVRHGGKMQKEIEMKAKEAEMTAAKSAKEAATAVAAPKK
- a CDS encoding HAMP domain-containing sensor histidine kinase, producing the protein MTYQIILDNNQILTGSVLRAGITIVIFIIIVTAIIIYISKRLTENRRLKYEFITIVAHKFRTPLTYVKWLCDALIPEEMDPFKKKSLEDVKTSNQKLIDLTGTLIEIADSESSGGATYAYENIPLGEFVKGVSSNFKDAFHNKNIFLGIHCDDNEIKVKADKTRLEFIIHTLLENASIYTSTGKNVEVTVSGTSSKAIISIQDNGIGISKQDLPHIFTKFFRGKNAKSTDTEGFGVGLYLASSIIKHLGGKMTAESDGENLGSKFTIVLPRVK